The Candidatus Cloacimonadota bacterium genome includes the window GTGCATGTGGAAATGAAACACGGTTTGCCCTGCCGCTTTGCCACAATTCATCAAAAGCTTGAATCCATCGGGCTGGTATTTCTCTGTCAGCATTTGCTTTAGCATCAGGCTGAGTTCATGCAGCGCGATGGCTTCCTCGGGCAAAAGTTCAAAAAAATCCGCCACGTGACGTTTTGACACGATGAGGCTGTGTCCTTTGGAAACAGGGCGAATATCCGCTATGGCTTGAAAATGTTCGTTTTCCACCAAAATGTTTTCTTTTTTAATCTGGCAAAAGGGGCAGTTCATGTTTTTTATAACCTCCATCTGATTGTTAGGCAGA containing:
- a CDS encoding HIT family protein, yielding MNCPFCQIKKENILVENEHFQAIADIRPVSKGHSLIVSKRHVADFFELLPEEAIALHELSLMLKQMLTEKYQPDGFKLLMNCGKAAGQTVFHFHMH